The genomic segment GCGAAGTGTATCTAATATCAGGTCCTGGAATCAAAGCAGGAGGAAAATCAGATGTACCGGTAATAGGCACTGATTTTTATCCCACCATGCTTGATCTTGCAGGTCTTCCACTCAAACCCGATCAACATCAGGATGGAGTCAGCTTCAAAGCTATCTTAACCGAAGGCGGTTCAATCAAAGAGCGTTCGCTCTTCTGGCATTATCCACATTACCATAAGACTAAGCCTTATGGTGCAATCCGTAGCGGTGATTGGAAGCTTATTGAATTCTTTGAAGATGGTAAACTTGAACTCTACAATCTTAAAGAAGACCAGGGAGAACAGAATAATCTGGCTGAATCACATCCGGAAAAAGCGACGGCTTTACTAAAAGAGATGCAGCAATGGCGTAAAGATGTTGGTGCACAGGAGATGACACTAAATCCCGAGTACACCCCTACTGCCAAACCAATGCTCAAAAACGGCAAAAAGAAAAAGAAATAAGGACAGTTATGCTGAATCATTTCATAAAATCCTGTACTATACTGGGAACCTTCCTCACGTTGGCTGGTACACAAGTATCAGCGCAAGACAAGAAGCCAAACATTGTCTTCTTTATCACAGATGATTACGGCTGGCAGGATACATCGGAGCCGATGTGGACAGAACAGACCGAACTCAATAAGATCTTTCGCACACCAAATATGGAAAGACTGGCAGATCAAGGAGTCAAGTTCACCAACGCCTACACAGCCAGTAGTGTATGCGCGGCCTCCCGTATATCAATCCTTACCGGACAGAACCCAGTACGACACGGCACTACCTTTATTACCGGGGAGAGGTACGGATACGCAAAGAACTCTAAAACCTTGAAGTCCGCCAAACAGGATATCGAAGGTATTCAGCAAGGTGATATTCTGTTGCCGGCTCTTTTAAAAGAAACTGGTTACCGCACTATCTGCATCGGCAAAGCCCACTTCGGAATGGGATTCAGTGCTGACCCCCTGAACTTGGGCTTTGATCGTAAACATTATGCAAATGAATCAGGATCGCCCATCGGCAGACGTTTCGGAGGACGTGATCCTTATCATGTGAAACGCGATGGAGAGCAGGTGCACCTCAGTGAAGCTTTGACACTTGAAGCAAAAAAGGAAATAAGCGACGCGGTCAAAGAGGAGAAACCTTTCTTTCTCTATCTGTCTCATTACGCAATCCATACTCCTATCATTGAGGATAAACGCTTCAGTAAAAATTATCCTAATCTCGACACAAAGATCCGAGCTTATGTCACCCTAGTAGAAGGTGCCGACAAGAGTCTGGGTGATGTGATGGATCATATCGAAAAACTGGGCATAGCTGAAGATACACTATTTATCTGGACTGCTGATAATGGAGGTCTCAGATCCAACGCGCCAATGAAGGGGCTAAAGAATGATGCCTACGAAGGCGGCCACCGCATACCGAACATGGTTGCCTGGGGCGCACAGGACGAAACGCGAGTTCATCAGAAACGAATGCCACTTAAGCCAGGCCGTGTCGAGAACCGCCCGTATATTCATCAGGACTGGATGCCGACTCTACTTAGCCTTGCTGGGGCTCAACATCCCAAACCTGATCTGTTGGACGGTTACGATATTACCGAACTGCTCAGCGGTAAGGACATAGATAGCCGCCCTAACCTATTCTTCTGGCACGAACCAAATTTCTGGATGCGCAGTGGGCCAGAATCTTCCATTCGCGAGGGTAAATGGAAACTGATCTATTTTTATGCCAAGCAGCAATGGGAGTTGTACGATTTGAATGCAGATATAGGTGAAAAGAACAATCTGCTTAGGAAATTTCCTGAGATAAGTGACAGGCTTGCACGTAAGCTTATTAAACACCTCAAAGATAATAAGGCAAACTACCCCACTGACATCAAAAGTGGCGAAGAGCAGCCGCCGCTACTTCCTTCAAGTACTTAAGCCCATTAAAAGGAAAAGATAATATGCTTACTCTAAAGAATATAATACTGCCAGTATTAACATTAATGCTAACAGGCACCAGCTTACAGGCACAGCAAAAACCAAATGTCGTGGTGATCATTGTCGACGATCTTGGATATGCGGACATGTCCTTTCTACCTCAAGCTCCGACAGATATTAAACACTACAAAACTCCGGGATTTGATCGGCTTTTTGCGACCGGGACCTACTTCGAAAATGCCTATGCCACCTCACCGATCTGCAGCCCATCGCGTGCAGGAATCCTGACTGGCTCATATCAACAGCGCTGGGGCAATTACTGGTATGGTGATGGTAAGTTCCCTAATAATAAAGTAACCATACCAGAGATGTTAAGCAGTAATGGCTATGCTACGGCAAAATATGGGAAGACCCACCTTTCCGGCTGGGAGAAAAAGGTTCCTACAATGCATGGTTTTGATGAATACCTCGGTTTCATGCATCACACTTGGGATTATATCCGTCTCAGTCAGAAAGATGTAGATGCTTATAAAAAGAAAAAAGAGTTTAAAGATTTTGGTTGTCAGGTCATTGGTCCATTGGTGAAAGCTGAAGGACAGGGCAACGAAGAGCTTAAACCAGTTTCCTACGAAAATAGCTTTACCACAGATATCTTTACGGATGAAGCTATTAATTTTATTAAGCGCGATAAAGGGGGTAAGCCCTTTTATCTGCACCTTTCCTACAATGCCGTACACATGCCGACCTATGTCGTCGAAGAAACATGGGCTAAAAAGGTTGGAGCCCGTTATGTGCCATGGGATCGCAATGCAGCAAAATGGGAATACCCGTACTGGGATCCTGCACAGGAACCTCATAAAACATTCCATAAAAAATGGGGCCACATGGGGGAGTACGATAGCGAAGGACGTCGCTGCTATTTAGCTAATTTGTTTGCTCTTGACTACGGAATTTCTCGTCTTCTCGATGCTCTTGAAAAAAGTGGCCAGCGTGAAAATACCATGATTATTTTCACTTCTGATAACGGAGGAACAGTTAATACATATTCAAATAATGCTCCCTTGCGCGGATCGAAGTACATGCTTGGTGAAGGTGGAATTCGTGTTCCAGTGATCATCTCTATGCCGGGTACTCTGCCGCAGAATATAGTAAATAAGT from the Lentisphaera araneosa HTCC2155 genome contains:
- a CDS encoding sulfatase family protein; this translates as MLTLKNIILPVLTLMLTGTSLQAQQKPNVVVIIVDDLGYADMSFLPQAPTDIKHYKTPGFDRLFATGTYFENAYATSPICSPSRAGILTGSYQQRWGNYWYGDGKFPNNKVTIPEMLSSNGYATAKYGKTHLSGWEKKVPTMHGFDEYLGFMHHTWDYIRLSQKDVDAYKKKKEFKDFGCQVIGPLVKAEGQGNEELKPVSYENSFTTDIFTDEAINFIKRDKGGKPFYLHLSYNAVHMPTYVVEETWAKKVGARYVPWDRNAAKWEYPYWDPAQEPHKTFHKKWGHMGEYDSEGRRCYLANLFALDYGISRLLDALEKSGQRENTMIIFTSDNGGTVNTYSNNAPLRGSKYMLGEGGIRVPVIISMPGTLPQNIVNKSALVSGMDIMPTIAELTGIAAPEDIDGISMLPVLKQEKKQHHEWVAWAKNENSWVLRRGKWKLSKNAGWGHKGFTIGENSEVLPGKKMTYPSGINLFNLETDIGETTNVADQNPEVVQEMLALHKEWASRMIPRYMKKRKNSKKNGKKN
- a CDS encoding sulfatase, yielding MLNHFIKSCTILGTFLTLAGTQVSAQDKKPNIVFFITDDYGWQDTSEPMWTEQTELNKIFRTPNMERLADQGVKFTNAYTASSVCAASRISILTGQNPVRHGTTFITGERYGYAKNSKTLKSAKQDIEGIQQGDILLPALLKETGYRTICIGKAHFGMGFSADPLNLGFDRKHYANESGSPIGRRFGGRDPYHVKRDGEQVHLSEALTLEAKKEISDAVKEEKPFFLYLSHYAIHTPIIEDKRFSKNYPNLDTKIRAYVTLVEGADKSLGDVMDHIEKLGIAEDTLFIWTADNGGLRSNAPMKGLKNDAYEGGHRIPNMVAWGAQDETRVHQKRMPLKPGRVENRPYIHQDWMPTLLSLAGAQHPKPDLLDGYDITELLSGKDIDSRPNLFFWHEPNFWMRSGPESSIREGKWKLIYFYAKQQWELYDLNADIGEKNNLLRKFPEISDRLARKLIKHLKDNKANYPTDIKSGEEQPPLLPSST